A part of Tardiphaga sp. vice304 genomic DNA contains:
- a CDS encoding head-tail connector protein, which yields MTISLADLKAHLNIASDDDDDLLESKLTAASEWIARYTGVPVDAPDTPAPFDEATRQLAAHLFENREATLVGVTAQALPFGFLDLLNPYREWAF from the coding sequence ATGACGATCTCGCTCGCCGACCTCAAGGCCCATCTCAATATCGCCTCTGACGACGATGACGACTTGCTCGAAAGCAAGCTCACGGCAGCCTCGGAATGGATCGCGCGTTACACCGGCGTGCCAGTGGACGCGCCCGACACGCCGGCACCGTTTGACGAAGCAACCCGGCAGCTCGCGGCCCATTTGTTCGAGAACCGTGAGGCTACGCTTGTCGGCGTGACGGCTCAGGCGTTGCCGTTCGGTTTCCTCGACCTGCTTAATCCATACCGGGAATGGGCATTTTAA
- a CDS encoding cold-shock protein, with protein MGSDGFESKGSEGMIPGFTGSSRTSPTEFNATDDRHALDPFVGLGDGAAADLVEISGVIKWFDASKGYGFIIPDNGAADVLLHVTVLRRDGYQTAYEGARLVVECVQRAKGYQAFRIVSMDESTAIHPAQMLPARTHVSVTPTSGLERAQVKWFNRLRGFGFLSCGEGTPDIFVHMETLRRFGMTELRPGQYVLVRFGPGSKGMMAAEIQPETGAPGLSSH; from the coding sequence ATGGGGTCGGACGGATTTGAGTCCAAAGGGTCGGAGGGCATGATACCGGGTTTTACCGGTTCATCCAGGACGTCGCCGACAGAATTTAACGCGACTGATGACCGTCATGCGCTGGACCCGTTTGTGGGCCTGGGCGACGGTGCGGCGGCGGATCTGGTCGAGATCAGCGGCGTGATCAAATGGTTCGATGCCTCCAAGGGATACGGCTTCATCATCCCGGACAATGGCGCTGCCGACGTGCTGCTGCATGTCACGGTGCTCCGCCGCGACGGCTACCAGACCGCCTATGAAGGCGCGCGACTGGTGGTCGAATGCGTGCAGCGGGCGAAGGGCTATCAGGCCTTCCGCATCGTCTCGATGGACGAGTCGACCGCGATCCATCCGGCGCAGATGCTGCCGGCGCGCACCCATGTCAGCGTGACACCGACCAGCGGGCTGGAGCGGGCGCAGGTGAAATGGTTCAACCGGCTGCGCGGTTTCGGCTTCCTGTCGTGCGGTGAGGGCACCCCGGACATCTTCGTCCACATGGAGACGCTGCGCCGTTTCGGCATGACCGAGTTGCGTCCCGGCCAATATGTGCTGGTGCGCTTCGGGCCCGGTTCCAAGGGCATGATGGCGGCCGAAATCCAGCCGGAAACCGGCGCGCCCGGCCTGTCCTCGCACTGA
- a CDS encoding gene transfer agent family protein, with protein MTDTSHSAYFGDAEYTFKFTPELLFELERKTGAGIGQLCTRVFANAFTHTDLLETIRLSLVGGGVAPKRADEMIATYAIGRPLLEIQPLATAILEVLWLGKPKHEAKRG; from the coding sequence ATGACAGACACGTCGCACTCCGCATACTTCGGCGATGCCGAATACACCTTCAAGTTCACGCCTGAATTACTGTTCGAACTGGAGCGCAAAACAGGCGCCGGGATCGGTCAGCTTTGCACGCGCGTCTTTGCGAACGCCTTCACTCATACTGACCTCTTAGAGACTATCCGCTTGTCGCTGGTCGGCGGCGGCGTCGCACCGAAACGCGCCGACGAAATGATTGCGACTTACGCCATCGGCCGGCCGCTCTTAGAAATTCAGCCGCTCGCCACCGCCATTCTTGAAGTTCTTTGGCTCGGCAAACCGAAGCATGAGGCCAAGCGTGGATAA
- a CDS encoding glutathione S-transferase family protein, whose translation MPTALSPALQIWGRANSVNVQKVLWCCRECDAGFTRTDAGMQYGRTTDSDYLAMNPNGRIPTLVDGDFVLWESNAIMRYIVLTHPDTSPAALYPTQPRTRARIERWLDWTLSTLQPIERPLFWGLVRTPPAERDLGAMQQAADAAAVQWRIVDRQLATGDFIEGAGLSLADVAIGTYARRWFGVEGVTRPALPHLDRWFALISARPGFQEFVAPPMS comes from the coding sequence ATGCCAACCGCTCTATCCCCTGCGTTGCAGATCTGGGGCCGCGCCAACTCGGTCAACGTGCAGAAAGTGCTGTGGTGCTGCCGCGAATGCGACGCCGGCTTCACGCGGACCGACGCCGGCATGCAATATGGCCGCACCACGGATTCCGACTATCTGGCGATGAACCCGAACGGACGCATTCCCACCCTGGTCGATGGCGATTTCGTGCTGTGGGAATCTAACGCGATCATGCGCTACATCGTGCTGACCCATCCCGACACCAGCCCCGCCGCTCTTTATCCGACCCAGCCCAGGACCCGCGCGCGCATCGAGCGTTGGCTGGACTGGACCCTGTCGACACTGCAGCCGATCGAGCGACCGCTGTTCTGGGGACTGGTGCGAACGCCGCCCGCCGAACGCGACCTCGGCGCGATGCAGCAGGCGGCCGACGCCGCCGCCGTGCAGTGGCGGATCGTCGATCGTCAGTTGGCCACCGGCGACTTTATCGAAGGCGCAGGCCTCAGCCTCGCCGACGTCGCGATCGGGACCTATGCGCGGCGCTGGTTCGGCGTCGAGGGGGTCACGCGGCCGGCACTGCCGCATCTCGATCGCTGGTTTGCGCTGATTTCCGCCCGCCCCGGCTTTCAGGAATTCGTCGCGCCACCGATGTCATGA
- a CDS encoding DUF3606 domain-containing protein, translating to MILLVPVSTVLASMRGVQPAQVIDSADASQRDYWAYRLSVSSQDLSAAIEEVGPSVAAVRRHLGK from the coding sequence ATGATCCTGCTGGTGCCCGTATCCACTGTCTTGGCGTCCATGCGTGGCGTGCAGCCGGCGCAGGTGATCGATTCCGCCGATGCCTCGCAGCGCGATTACTGGGCGTACCGGCTCAGCGTGTCATCGCAGGATTTGAGCGCAGCCATTGAAGAAGTCGGCCCGTCGGTCGCAGCGGTGCGCCGGCATCTCGGCAAATAG
- a CDS encoding phage tail assembly chaperone — MQLATNDVEITVGRETLFLRPTLRAAFRLEQKYDGFDKLIRALFTGRLSAYGDVIKEGTGQRSALTDYLDNAGDTPLAVSLDLLVGPMCDFIVSLTGDAEAAVEASKGSPISFKEYHTRLFRIATGWLGWSPDEAWNATPAEILEAYQGRTEMLAAVFGGKQEGGDKTLDATKGEVSGAVRAELNALGDLTNTTMAEVRG, encoded by the coding sequence ATGCAGCTCGCAACAAACGACGTAGAAATAACCGTAGGCAGGGAAACCCTATTTCTGCGTCCGACGTTGCGGGCTGCCTTCCGCTTGGAGCAAAAGTACGACGGCTTCGACAAGCTGATCCGTGCGCTCTTCACCGGCCGCCTGTCGGCCTACGGCGACGTGATCAAAGAAGGGACCGGCCAGCGCTCAGCACTGACCGACTACCTCGACAACGCGGGCGACACCCCTCTGGCCGTCAGCCTCGATTTACTGGTCGGGCCGATGTGCGATTTCATCGTCAGCCTGACGGGTGACGCTGAAGCCGCTGTAGAGGCCAGCAAGGGCTCGCCGATCTCATTCAAGGAATATCACACCCGGCTGTTCCGCATTGCCACCGGCTGGCTCGGCTGGTCACCTGACGAGGCATGGAACGCCACACCGGCCGAAATCCTCGAAGCCTATCAAGGGCGCACCGAAATGCTCGCTGCTGTTTTCGGCGGCAAGCAGGAAGGCGGCGACAAGACGCTCGACGCGACAAAGGGTGAAGTAAGCGGCGCTGTCCGCGCCGAACTCAATGCTCTTGGCGACCTGACAAACACGACTATGGCTGAGGTGCGAGGCTGA
- a CDS encoding terminase large subunit: MLTTTYPHWLYDGSAIDDPLGFGERAVEFFRRLKHPKSRLPNKSFQLDPWQERIVRRIYGPRKLDGSRIVSTVVMLLPRGNRKTSFAAALALLHTIGPEKVVNGEAIFAASDRQQAGIGFKEALGIVQAEPKVLSKLKVYDAHNSAKKIVYPRGATLEVIASEAGGQHGRTPAFVLADELHVWPNKYLWEALTTGLDKLDDPLLIVATTAGRGQENIAWEIVENARKVARGEIDDPSILPVLFEADPKCDYADENVWRSVNPGSAHGYPSIEGFRRHVRRAKNSPSERDSLRQLKLNIWLENSTSPFVDMAIYDEGSAPVDPEVWRGQPCWIGVDVSKTTDLTAVVACFRQDDGFVVLPQFFCPEDNILARSERDGVNYVEWGKEKLITPTPGNVIDYVMVADAIIALCERYEVREIGIDVTYAQAIIAILTERGLPVVILQQGWKTQSPALSELERAIIGRKFHHGGHKVLRWNFSNVVIYTDSNENRTIHKGKSTDRVDGASATWMAVSRAAAGNSNLSFLNDPNVTPEDMVLP, from the coding sequence ATGCTGACGACGACTTATCCCCATTGGCTCTATGATGGTTCGGCCATCGATGATCCGCTCGGCTTTGGCGAGCGCGCGGTCGAGTTCTTCCGCCGTCTCAAACACCCCAAAAGCCGGCTGCCGAACAAGTCATTCCAACTCGACCCGTGGCAGGAGCGCATCGTTCGGCGCATCTACGGCCCGCGCAAGCTCGACGGCTCCCGTATCGTCAGCACGGTCGTCATGCTCCTGCCTCGCGGCAATCGCAAAACGTCCTTCGCGGCCGCGCTCGCGTTGCTGCACACCATTGGACCTGAAAAAGTGGTGAACGGCGAAGCCATCTTCGCAGCAAGCGATCGGCAGCAAGCCGGCATTGGCTTCAAAGAAGCGCTCGGCATTGTACAGGCCGAACCCAAAGTGCTGTCTAAGCTAAAGGTCTATGACGCGCACAACTCGGCAAAGAAGATCGTATATCCGCGCGGCGCGACGCTGGAAGTCATCGCGTCGGAGGCGGGCGGACAGCACGGTCGCACGCCGGCATTCGTCCTGGCTGATGAGCTTCATGTTTGGCCGAACAAATATCTATGGGAAGCCCTGACAACGGGCCTCGACAAACTCGACGACCCGCTGCTGATCGTCGCCACGACCGCCGGTCGCGGGCAAGAAAACATTGCATGGGAGATTGTCGAGAACGCCCGCAAGGTCGCGCGCGGCGAGATCGACGACCCTTCTATCCTGCCGGTCTTGTTCGAAGCGGACCCGAAGTGTGACTACGCCGACGAAAATGTTTGGCGTAGCGTCAACCCCGGCAGCGCGCACGGCTACCCCAGCATTGAAGGTTTCCGGCGCCACGTTCGCCGCGCGAAGAACAGCCCCAGCGAGCGCGACAGCCTTCGACAATTGAAGCTCAATATCTGGTTGGAAAACAGCACCAGCCCGTTTGTCGATATGGCGATCTATGACGAAGGCAGCGCGCCGGTCGATCCAGAAGTCTGGCGCGGCCAGCCGTGCTGGATTGGCGTTGACGTGTCGAAAACGACCGATTTGACGGCTGTCGTCGCCTGTTTCAGGCAAGATGACGGTTTCGTTGTGCTTCCGCAGTTCTTTTGCCCGGAGGACAATATCCTCGCTCGCTCTGAGCGCGACGGCGTCAACTATGTCGAGTGGGGCAAAGAAAAGCTGATCACGCCGACGCCCGGCAATGTCATCGATTACGTCATGGTCGCCGACGCCATCATTGCGCTGTGCGAACGCTATGAGGTTCGTGAAATCGGCATCGACGTCACATATGCGCAGGCCATCATCGCCATCCTAACCGAACGCGGCCTGCCGGTTGTTATCCTACAGCAGGGCTGGAAAACTCAGTCGCCGGCCTTGAGCGAGCTTGAGCGCGCCATCATCGGCCGCAAGTTCCACCATGGCGGTCACAAGGTGCTGCGCTGGAATTTTTCGAACGTCGTCATCTATACCGACAGCAACGAGAACCGCACCATTCACAAGGGCAAATCGACCGATCGCGTTGATGGTGCGTCGGCGACATGGATGGCCGTTAGCCGCGCCGCTGCCGGCAACAGCAATCTCTCGTTTTTGAATGATCCGAACGTCACGCCGGAAGACATGGTGCTGCCATGA
- a CDS encoding phage portal protein: protein MSATRQSLASRFQKFVGLETKAGLASPDAALFELFGALPSASGIRVTPLTAMTCAPVACAVNAISQAIGQLPIHVYQRGADGSKVRAPEHPVSRLLHSEPNPWTPASKFKEELVRDALLYRHGGFAEIVRVDGGKPFELIRINPETTPVTVGMSQDGPVYSVQESGKARPIDRQNILHLPSPSLSGMGLAHDAREAIGLLLVLERHANQLFANSARPSSILTVKGTGSVPPSADMLAKIKNAWLAAFGNGKSGGAAVLPSEVDWKPVTLSSVDAEFLSTFRFYIEQVSRHFRVPPHILYELGRATWGNSEEMNQQFLDGTLMHWISAFEGEVRLKLFDREERDTFYAEFLTDGFVRANYSARMEGLSKGIAARLINPNEARAVLNMPPYVGGDEFFNPHVQTAAVAS, encoded by the coding sequence ATGTCCGCGACCCGGCAATCCCTCGCGTCACGATTCCAGAAATTTGTAGGCCTTGAAACCAAGGCTGGTCTCGCTTCGCCCGACGCGGCGTTGTTCGAGCTGTTCGGCGCGTTGCCATCGGCGTCTGGCATCCGCGTCACGCCCCTGACCGCCATGACCTGTGCGCCGGTCGCCTGCGCCGTGAACGCGATCTCACAGGCAATCGGTCAGCTTCCAATTCACGTCTACCAGCGCGGCGCTGATGGCTCGAAAGTGCGCGCGCCTGAGCATCCGGTGTCTCGCCTTTTGCACTCGGAGCCAAATCCATGGACTCCAGCTTCGAAATTCAAAGAGGAACTGGTCCGAGATGCCTTACTCTACCGTCACGGCGGCTTCGCTGAGATTGTCCGCGTTGATGGCGGAAAGCCCTTTGAGCTGATCCGCATCAATCCAGAGACCACGCCCGTCACTGTCGGCATGTCGCAGGACGGCCCGGTCTACAGCGTCCAAGAGAGCGGCAAAGCGCGGCCGATCGATCGCCAGAACATCCTGCACCTTCCGTCGCCGTCACTCTCCGGCATGGGCTTGGCGCACGACGCACGCGAAGCCATCGGCCTCTTGCTCGTTCTGGAGCGCCACGCCAATCAGCTGTTCGCTAACTCGGCACGCCCCAGCTCCATTCTGACCGTTAAGGGCACCGGCTCCGTTCCGCCGTCTGCCGATATGCTTGCCAAGATCAAAAACGCTTGGCTGGCGGCATTCGGGAACGGCAAGTCGGGCGGCGCCGCCGTACTTCCTTCAGAGGTTGATTGGAAGCCCGTCACGTTGTCGTCGGTAGATGCCGAATTTTTATCCACCTTCCGTTTTTACATTGAACAGGTTTCTCGCCACTTCCGCGTCCCACCGCACATTCTCTACGAGCTAGGCCGTGCGACGTGGGGAAACTCTGAGGAAATGAACCAGCAGTTCCTCGACGGCACGCTAATGCATTGGATTTCGGCGTTCGAAGGCGAGGTGCGCCTCAAGCTCTTCGACCGCGAGGAACGCGATACTTTCTACGCTGAGTTTCTGACCGATGGATTTGTCCGCGCTAATTACAGCGCGCGCATGGAAGGCCTTTCAAAAGGAATTGCGGCCCGTTTGATCAATCCGAACGAAGCCCGTGCAGTGCTCAACATGCCTCCATACGTCGGTGGCGATGAATTTTTCAATCCGCATGTACAGACTGCGGCAGTCGCGTCATGA
- a CDS encoding DUF3168 domain-containing protein yields MAIQQAVGARLAASAAVTALVSADGIFDRSGRPELDRCIIIGEGQSVYDDFYGTAYATLHVWVKEAGLATSKEIAGACRDALKDRPWSLAGFTSHDLRVTNTHFMRDPQGEYSHGVVTVRAIVQERA; encoded by the coding sequence TTGGCCATTCAACAGGCCGTTGGTGCACGTCTTGCGGCGTCCGCTGCCGTGACCGCACTGGTCTCAGCAGACGGCATCTTTGACCGCAGCGGGCGCCCTGAGCTGGACCGTTGCATCATCATCGGTGAAGGGCAGTCGGTCTATGACGACTTCTACGGAACCGCCTATGCGACGTTGCATGTCTGGGTGAAGGAAGCCGGCCTCGCGACCTCGAAAGAGATTGCCGGCGCCTGCCGCGACGCCCTGAAGGATCGCCCGTGGTCTCTCGCGGGATTCACAAGCCATGATCTCCGGGTGACGAACACCCACTTCATGCGCGATCCCCAGGGCGAATACTCTCATGGCGTCGTCACCGTCCGCGCCATAGTGCAGGAGCGCGCGTAA
- a CDS encoding HK97 family phage prohead protease, with product MKFFGSANRSMRPSVDKLEIKATLSVDDAGTITGIAWPFGSADSSGDIITKGAFAFAVTSMPMLFNHSPNDLVGTWDEVAETSEGLIAKGKLHMEQPRARAVHGMIKGGLVSGLSIGFKTKTATKQGRNRIISALDLFEISIVRDPMHKRARILSAKSDITANAEIAAVIIRASATLRKDYL from the coding sequence TTGAAGTTCTTTGGCTCGGCAAACCGAAGCATGAGGCCAAGCGTGGATAAGCTCGAAATCAAAGCGACGCTGTCGGTAGACGACGCCGGCACAATTACCGGTATAGCTTGGCCGTTCGGCTCGGCCGACAGCAGCGGCGACATCATCACCAAAGGCGCGTTTGCGTTTGCCGTCACCTCGATGCCGATGCTGTTCAATCACAGCCCGAACGATCTGGTCGGCACTTGGGATGAAGTAGCAGAGACCAGCGAAGGGCTGATCGCCAAAGGCAAGCTGCACATGGAGCAGCCCCGCGCCCGCGCGGTGCACGGCATGATCAAGGGCGGTCTCGTTAGTGGGCTGTCGATCGGCTTCAAGACAAAAACAGCGACCAAGCAAGGCCGCAACCGCATCATTTCCGCGCTCGACCTTTTCGAAATCAGCATCGTCCGCGACCCCATGCACAAGCGCGCTCGAATTTTGAGCGCGAAATCCGACATCACGGCAAATGCCGAGATCGCCGCCGTCATCATCCGCGCCTCGGCAACGCTTCGAAAGGACTACCTGTGA
- a CDS encoding DUF192 domain-containing protein: MLAWLFAAGLSQAAEIQPLEIVTKAGVKTFTVEMAKTEKERETGLMYRTELADGRGMLFDFSPEQQVSMWMKNTILSLDMIFIGANGRILRIAENTEPQSLKIISSGGPAKGVLEVVAGTARKYGIAPGDQVVHPLFGKK; this comes from the coding sequence ATGCTGGCCTGGCTCTTCGCCGCCGGCCTCTCGCAGGCCGCCGAGATCCAGCCGCTGGAGATCGTCACCAAGGCCGGCGTGAAGACGTTCACGGTCGAGATGGCCAAGACCGAGAAGGAACGCGAGACCGGGCTGATGTACCGCACGGAACTGGCCGACGGCCGCGGCATGCTGTTCGATTTCAGCCCGGAGCAGCAGGTCTCGATGTGGATGAAGAATACCATCCTGTCGCTCGACATGATCTTCATCGGCGCCAACGGACGCATCCTGCGCATCGCAGAGAATACCGAACCGCAATCGCTGAAGATCATCTCCTCCGGCGGCCCCGCCAAGGGCGTGCTGGAAGTGGTCGCCGGCACCGCCAGGAAGTACGGCATCGCCCCCGGCGATCAGGTTGTGCATCCCCTGTTCGGCAAAAAATGA
- a CDS encoding phage major capsid protein has translation MKNSALALEFKDDDTDPVAAVTAALAGFKTELDGRLSAMETKAFDPAAFAKLVSRIDGVEAKANRPGVTGDNDNDDAKLETMAFESYMRRGDRADELTLKTLRVSNDPQGGYFAPPEMSTEFLKNLVLLSPVRGIASVRTTGSPSVIYPARTGGTNAKWKGELQESEASEPLFGQAEIVVREVNTFTDISNQLLADGGGAPERELREALSEDFGAKEGTAFVNGDGVIAPQGFMTHPDIAFTANGHATNLSADALITLMYAIPAVYRANAVWAMNGNTVAVIRKMKDGQGNYLWQPSYQAGQPETILGKPVVELPDMPDVGAGLMPIAFGDFNLGYRIIDRLDLSILVNPYTRATEGVTRFHATRRTGAGVIRPATLRKLKMVA, from the coding sequence GTGAAAAATTCTGCTCTGGCTCTCGAGTTTAAGGACGACGATACCGACCCGGTAGCCGCCGTGACCGCTGCGCTCGCTGGCTTCAAGACCGAGCTTGACGGCCGGCTGTCGGCTATGGAAACCAAGGCGTTCGACCCGGCCGCATTTGCGAAGCTGGTCAGCCGCATCGATGGTGTGGAAGCCAAGGCGAACCGTCCCGGCGTCACCGGCGACAACGACAACGACGACGCCAAGCTTGAAACAATGGCGTTCGAAAGCTACATGCGTCGCGGCGACCGCGCCGACGAACTGACCCTCAAGACGTTGCGCGTCAGCAATGATCCGCAGGGCGGCTACTTCGCACCGCCGGAAATGTCGACCGAGTTTCTGAAGAACCTTGTTCTGCTCTCGCCGGTGCGCGGCATCGCCAGCGTGCGCACGACCGGCAGCCCGTCTGTCATCTATCCGGCTCGCACCGGTGGAACGAACGCCAAGTGGAAGGGCGAGCTCCAGGAGTCGGAAGCCTCCGAACCGTTGTTTGGTCAGGCGGAAATCGTCGTCCGCGAGGTCAACACCTTCACGGACATCAGCAACCAGCTACTTGCTGACGGCGGCGGCGCCCCGGAACGCGAGCTTCGTGAAGCCCTGTCGGAAGACTTCGGCGCGAAGGAAGGCACCGCGTTCGTCAATGGCGATGGTGTCATTGCTCCGCAGGGCTTCATGACCCATCCCGACATCGCATTCACCGCAAACGGCCACGCGACGAACCTGAGCGCCGATGCACTGATCACGCTCATGTACGCGATACCGGCTGTCTACCGCGCCAACGCTGTCTGGGCCATGAATGGCAACACGGTCGCGGTCATCCGCAAGATGAAGGACGGTCAGGGCAACTACCTCTGGCAGCCATCGTATCAGGCTGGTCAGCCGGAAACGATCCTCGGCAAGCCCGTGGTTGAACTGCCCGACATGCCCGATGTCGGCGCCGGCCTGATGCCGATCGCTTTTGGCGATTTCAATCTCGGCTATCGCATCATCGATCGGCTGGACCTCTCCATTCTGGTCAACCCGTACACCCGCGCGACCGAAGGCGTCACCCGGTTCCATGCGACCCGTCGCACCGGCGCTGGCGTCATTCGCCCGGCCACCCTCCGCAAACTCAAAATGGTCGCTTAA
- a CDS encoding SIR2 family NAD-dependent protein deacylase: MIAADLRSGVERLGDMIAQASTIVPFTGAGISTESGIPDFRSPGGLWTSNRPIPFDEFVASQDARDEAWRRRFAMEATFAAATPTRGHRALAALYKAGKIPGLITQNIDNLHQASGIKPADVIELHGNTTYAGCIGCTKRYELAWVKSEFDASGHAPDCTRCGEPVKTATISFGQQMPEDEMQRAADLSERCDLFLAIGSSLVVWPAAGFPLLAKRFGARVVIINNEPTDQDEHADLVLRFDIGETLGPFVGN, encoded by the coding sequence ATGATAGCAGCGGACCTGCGCAGCGGCGTCGAACGGCTTGGCGACATGATCGCGCAGGCATCGACCATCGTGCCGTTCACGGGGGCGGGAATCTCCACCGAAAGCGGCATTCCCGACTTTCGCTCGCCCGGCGGGCTGTGGACCAGCAACCGGCCGATCCCGTTCGATGAATTCGTCGCCAGCCAGGACGCCCGCGACGAAGCGTGGCGGCGTCGCTTTGCGATGGAAGCCACCTTCGCCGCAGCCACGCCGACGCGCGGGCACCGCGCGCTGGCGGCGCTGTACAAGGCCGGCAAGATCCCCGGCCTCATCACCCAGAACATCGACAATCTGCACCAGGCCTCTGGTATCAAACCCGCCGACGTCATCGAACTGCACGGCAACACGACCTATGCAGGCTGCATCGGCTGCACGAAGCGTTACGAACTGGCATGGGTGAAGAGCGAATTCGATGCCAGCGGGCATGCGCCAGACTGCACGCGGTGCGGCGAGCCGGTGAAGACCGCGACGATTTCGTTCGGCCAGCAGATGCCGGAAGATGAAATGCAGCGCGCGGCCGACTTGTCGGAACGCTGCGACCTGTTTCTGGCGATCGGATCCTCGCTGGTGGTCTGGCCGGCGGCAGGATTTCCGCTATTGGCGAAGCGCTTTGGCGCCAGGGTGGTCATCATCAACAACGAGCCGACCGATCAGGACGAGCACGCCGATCTCGTGCTCCGCTTCGACATCGGTGAAACGCTGGGACCGTTCGTAGGTAATTGA
- a CDS encoding phage terminase small subunit P27 family: MRGVKPAIVVAGTIYRTPSAPAWLSRLGKAEWKKVATILVERRHLTDADLGTLAAYADAVAQLAESTQIVNREGMVIETKAGLRKHPAISIQMNARNQIRQLAVELGLTPVSRSRPSIREDGNADDDLSPLAL, translated from the coding sequence ATGAGGGGCGTGAAGCCCGCTATCGTTGTTGCGGGAACCATCTACAGGACCCCTTCGGCTCCGGCTTGGCTGTCCCGGCTTGGTAAAGCCGAATGGAAGAAAGTTGCGACCATTCTGGTTGAGCGCCGGCACCTTACCGACGCTGACCTTGGCACGCTCGCGGCTTATGCCGACGCCGTTGCTCAGCTCGCGGAATCTACCCAGATTGTGAACCGGGAGGGCATGGTCATCGAGACCAAGGCCGGCCTGCGAAAGCACCCCGCCATTTCAATTCAGATGAACGCCCGGAACCAGATTCGTCAGCTCGCCGTTGAGCTGGGTTTGACGCCGGTGTCGCGCTCGCGCCCCTCCATTAGGGAGGACGGCAATGCTGACGACGACTTATCCCCATTGGCTCTATGA
- a CDS encoding VOC family protein — protein sequence MRYLHTMLRVRNLDVALKFYAEALGLKEVRRIDNDKARFTLLFLCAADDEALLARAEGRGAPLVELTWNWDEEKYGEDRFFGHLAYEVDDIYATCERLMKLGITINRPPRDGEMAFIRSPDLHSIELLQKGKARPPQEPWMSMANTGHW from the coding sequence ATGCGCTATCTGCACACCATGCTTCGCGTCCGTAATCTCGACGTGGCGCTGAAATTCTATGCCGAGGCGCTCGGTCTCAAGGAAGTCCGACGCATCGACAACGACAAGGCCAGATTCACGCTGCTGTTTCTGTGCGCCGCAGACGATGAGGCGCTGCTGGCCAGGGCCGAGGGCCGCGGCGCGCCGCTGGTCGAACTGACCTGGAACTGGGACGAGGAGAAATACGGCGAGGACCGCTTCTTCGGTCACCTCGCCTATGAGGTCGATGATATCTACGCGACCTGCGAGCGGCTGATGAAGCTCGGCATCACCATCAACCGCCCGCCGCGCGACGGCGAGATGGCCTTCATCCGCTCGCCCGATCTGCATTCGATCGAACTGCTGCAAAAGGGCAAGGCGCGGCCGCCGCAGGAACCCTGGATGTCGATGGCCAACACCGGCCACTGGTAG
- a CDS encoding HNH endonuclease, with amino-acid sequence MPIRAPRICSCGNRIAGNAVCICRQRAKAEADKRRPSAAARGYDGKWQRESKAYLARPENAHCSCGCGRLANMVDHIIPHRGDMKLFWSRSNWQPMAASPCHNSRKQSLERQNSNH; translated from the coding sequence ATGCCCATTCGTGCGCCTCGCATCTGTAGCTGTGGCAACCGCATCGCCGGCAATGCCGTGTGCATCTGTCGCCAACGCGCCAAGGCTGAGGCTGACAAGCGGAGGCCATCAGCAGCAGCACGCGGCTACGACGGCAAGTGGCAGCGCGAAAGCAAAGCATACCTCGCACGGCCTGAGAACGCTCATTGCTCGTGCGGCTGTGGTCGCCTCGCGAACATGGTCGACCACATTATTCCCCATCGCGGCGACATGAAGCTGTTCTGGTCGCGCTCCAATTGGCAGCCGATGGCAGCATCGCCTTGCCACAATAGCCGCAAGCAATCTCTCGAACGTCAAAACTCCAACCATTAG
- a CDS encoding phage head closure protein: MRAGDLTETITIERAGTALDANRAPVETWAPLATVRAGIVTASTEEFMRGRGASSETSIVFRLRFMEDLCLADRVIYYGDAYNIKDLRELGRARGLDIRVERAGP; encoded by the coding sequence ATGAGGGCGGGCGACCTAACTGAGACCATCACGATTGAACGCGCCGGCACCGCTCTGGACGCGAACCGTGCGCCCGTTGAGACATGGGCGCCGCTGGCGACTGTCCGCGCCGGCATCGTCACAGCCTCGACGGAAGAGTTTATGCGTGGACGCGGCGCGTCGTCTGAGACCTCAATCGTTTTCCGTCTTCGATTTATGGAGGATCTATGCCTCGCTGACCGAGTGATTTACTACGGCGACGCGTACAATATTAAAGACTTGCGCGAGCTAGGCCGCGCCCGTGGCCTCGATATCCGCGTCGAGCGAGCCGGCCCATGA